From a region of the Arachis ipaensis cultivar K30076 chromosome B09, Araip1.1, whole genome shotgun sequence genome:
- the LOC107616341 gene encoding uncharacterized protein LOC107616341: MTWAIKLSQYDLQYKPIHAIKAQAMADFLVEVTRNNPETPSTRWKLHVDGASNQTFGGAGIILESPTGVVYEQSVKFEFPVSNNQAEYEALLGGLLLAREIGAPRVEVCSDFQVITLQINGTYQTRDSLLQKYLEKVKKLSEEFDEFTVQHVPRERNTRADLLSKLASTKPGTGNRSLIQGLVKEPTVTLHIACTIDPPHGWTQSSTSWKTMDYVLSEVHEGCCGHHIGGKALARKLVRAGYFWPSKMSDSKEFVKKCRRCQENTNFHKAPAVELSLLMASRPFSQWGVDLLGPFPVGPGQVKYLIVAIDYYTKWVEAKPLASISSANCRKFMWRQVIARFEIPEVVISDNGTQFADKSSENFSPV; encoded by the exons ATGACCTGGGCAATCAAACTGTCTCAGTATGATTTACAGTACAAACCCATACATGCAATCAAGGCCCAAGCAATGGCCGACTTCCTGGTAGAGGTAACAAGAAACAATCCCGAGACACCAagcacacggtggaagctccatgtggacggagcctccaaccaaacATTCGGGGGAGCGGGAATCATTCTAGAAAGCCCAACGGGAGTCGTGTATGAGCAATCGGTCAAGTTCGAGTTCCCGGTGTCCAATAATcaagcagaatacgaggccctccTTGGCGGCCTACTTTTGGCAAGGGAAATCGGAGCCCCCAGAGTGGAAGTATGCAGCGACTTCCAGGTCATCACATTACAGATTAATGGAACGTATCAGACCAGGGACTCCCTGCTGCAGAAATACTTGGAGAAAGTTAAAAAGCTGAGCGAGGAGTTCGACGAGTTCACAGTGCAACATGTTCCAAGAGAGAGGAACACCCGAGCTGACCTCCTATCAAAACTGGCAAGCACAAAACCAGGAACAGGGAACCGATCTCTGATTCAAGGTTTAGTGAAGGAACCAACGGTGACCCTGCATATAGCATGTACAATCGATCCCCCTCATGGATGGACCCAATCATCAACCTCTTGGAAAACA ATGGACTACGTGCTAAGCGAAGTCCACGAGGGGTGCTGCGGCCATCACATCGGAGGAAAAGCCTTAGCCCGAAAGCTCGTCAGGGCCGGCTACTTTTGGCCCTCAAAGATGTCGGATTCCAAGGAGTTCGTGAAGAAATGCAGGAGGTGCCAAGAAAACACCAACTTTCACAAAGCACCGGCAGTCGAGCTAAGCCTACTGATGGCCTCCCGACCATTCTCTCAGTGGGGAGTCGACTTGCTAGGACCCTTCCCGGTCGGACCTGGGCAGGTCAAATACCTAATTGTTGCCATCGATTATTACACCAAGTGGGTGGAGGCCAAACCGTTGGCCAGCATATCTTCGGCAAACTGCCGAAAATTCATGTGGAGGCAAGTAATAGCCAGATTTGAGATCCCGGAGGTCGTCATCTCAGACAACGGAACACAGTTTGCCGATAAAAGTTCGGAAAATTTCTCGCCGGTTTAG
- the LOC107617801 gene encoding putative CCA tRNA nucleotidyltransferase 2 isoform X3: protein MKFTLKTATSHFFLTRFSLLRTPTVTTLPLPLPLLNYPLPTRTTTITTTTTISTPSFPIYSACAPMSIATQHILQVRDKIELSDIERRIFDRLLATLRHFNLQTQLRVAGGWVRDKLLGKDCYDIDIALDNMMGTEFVDKVREYLLSIGEDAQGVCVIESNPDQSKHLETARMHLFDMWIDFVNLRSEEYTENSRIPSKQSFGTPEEDAYRRDLTINSLFYNINTGSVEDFTKRGISDLKSGRIVTPLPPKATFLDDPLRVLRAIRFGARFEFTLDEDLKVAAACGDVKDALAAKISRERIGTEVDLMISGNQPVKAMTHICDLTLFWTVFSLPPEFEPTISDGCERLCIAYLDTAWNLVHLLKESTFTDEERRLSLFAALFLPLKNTTYQVKKAKVVLDLHRASQKFLSLIPCLASNEGLQSDDVGWMRRLIDDVSVASRVRVLTGFLLRELKDLWRVALLVSILLHPIDINNIEDESLQLHKRRDLFNTVESAIIKLGLNKVWEVKPLISGKDVMNVLQLKGGGPLVKEWLEKSMAWQLANPSGTSEECIDWLREANSKRVKLE from the exons ATGAAATTCACTTTGAAAACTGCAACCAGCCATTTCTTCCTCACTAGATTCTCACTCTTACGCACACCAACTGTTAcgactcttcctcttcctcttcctcttcttaacTATCCCCTTccaacaagaacaacaacaataacaacaacaacaactatctCTACGCCGTCGTTTCCAATTTACTCCGCCTGCGCACCAATGTCGATTGCCACTCAGCACATTCTTCAGGTGAGGGACAAAATCGAACTTTCGGACATTGAGCGGAGAATCTTCGATAGGCTTCTCGCCACTCTCCGCCACTTTAACCTCCAAACTCAGCTCCGCGTCGCCGGCGGCTGGGTACGCGACAAG CTCCTGGGGAAGGATTGCTATGACATTGATATCGCTCTTGACAATATGATGGGCACTGAGTTTGTCGACAAGGTGAGGGAGTACTTGTTGTCCATCGGTGAAGATGCTCAGGGTGTTTGCGTCATTGAGTC CAACCCTGACCAGTCGAAACATTTGGAGACAGCAAGGATGCATTTGTTTGATATGTGGATTGATTTTGTTAACTTAAGGAGTGAAGAGTATACTGAGAATAGCCGCATTCCTTCTAAG CAAAGCTTTGGCACACCTGAAGAGGATGCATATAGGAGGGATTTGACAATTAACAG CTTATTCTACAACATCAACACTGGTTCGGTTGAAGATTTCACGAAGAGAG GGATCTCAGACCTTAAGTCTGGAAGGATAGTGACTCCTTTACCTCCCAAGGCCACCTTTCTTGATGACCCTTTACGAGTTCTTCGAGCCATTAGATTTG GTGCTAGATTTGAATTCACTCTAGATGAAGATCTGAAAGTAGCTGCTGCATGTGGTGATGTGAAAGATGCTCTTGCTGCTAAAATTAGCAGAGAGCGCATTGGAACAGAG GTTGATCTTATGATATCTGGAAATCAACCTGTCAAGGCAATGACTCATATTTGTGATCTGACATTATTTTGGACTGTGTTCAGTCTTCCTCCTGAGTTTGAACCTACTATTTCAGATGGATGTGAAAG ACTTTGCATTGCTTACTTGGATACTGCATGGAACCTTGTCCATTTACTCAAAGAGTCAACCTTTACA GACGAAGAAAGGAGGTTGTCACTTTTTGCTGCTTTGTTTCTCCCACTTAAAAATACCACTTACCAAGTAAAGAAAGCGAAGGTG GTGCTTGATTTACACCGAGCATCGCAGAAATTCTTGTCATTGATTCCTTGTCTTGCATCTAATGAGGGTTTGCAATCTGATGATGTTGGTTGGATGAGACGATTGATTGATGATGTCTCTGTTGCTTCTAGAGTCCGGGTTCTAACAG GTTTTCTCTTGAGGGAGCTTAAAGATTTATGGAGAGTTGCACTATTGGTATCCATATTATTACATCCCATTGACATTAACAACATTGAGGATGAATCCTTACAATTGCACAAACGGAGAGATCTGTTTAATACAGTGGAGAGTGCTATAATAAAACTAG GCCTCAACAAAGTTTGGGAGGTGAAGCCATTGATCAGTGGCAAAGATGTTATGAATGTCTTACAGCTTAAAGGAGGAGGACCACTGGTTAAGGAGTGG CTAGAAAAATCAATGGCATGGCAACTTGCGAATCCTTCTGGAACTAGTGAGGAATGCATTGACTGGTTAAGAGAAGCCAATTCTAAGCGTGTAAAGTTGGAGTGA
- the LOC107617801 gene encoding putative CCA tRNA nucleotidyltransferase 2 isoform X2: MKFTLKTATSHFFLTRFSLLRTPTVTTLPLPLPLLNYPLPTRTTTITTTTTISTPSFPIYSACAPMSIATQHILQVRDKIELSDIERRIFDRLLATLRHFNLQTQLRVAGGWLLGKDCYDIDIALDNMMGTEFVDKVREYLLSIGEDAQGVCVIESNPDQSKHLETARMHLFDMWIDFVNLRSEEYTENSRIPSKQSFGTPEEDAYRRDLTINSLFYNINTGSVEDFTKRGISDLKSGRIVTPLPPKATFLDDPLRVLRAIRFGARFEFTLDEDLKVAAACGDVKDALAAKISRERIGTEVDLMISGNQPVKAMTHICDLTLFWTVFSLPPEFEPTISDGCERLCIAYLDTAWNLVHLLKESTFTDEERRLSLFAALFLPLKNTTYQVKKAKVVPVVNYIIRDSLKRKSKDAEMVLDLHRASQKFLSLIPCLASNEGLQSDDVGWMRRLIDDVSVASRVRVLTGFLLRELKDLWRVALLVSILLHPIDINNIEDESLQLHKRRDLFNTVESAIIKLGLNKVWEVKPLISGKDVMNVLQLKGGGPLVKEWLEKSMAWQLANPSGTSEECIDWLREANSKRVKLE, translated from the exons ATGAAATTCACTTTGAAAACTGCAACCAGCCATTTCTTCCTCACTAGATTCTCACTCTTACGCACACCAACTGTTAcgactcttcctcttcctcttcctcttcttaacTATCCCCTTccaacaagaacaacaacaataacaacaacaacaactatctCTACGCCGTCGTTTCCAATTTACTCCGCCTGCGCACCAATGTCGATTGCCACTCAGCACATTCTTCAGGTGAGGGACAAAATCGAACTTTCGGACATTGAGCGGAGAATCTTCGATAGGCTTCTCGCCACTCTCCGCCACTTTAACCTCCAAACTCAGCTCCGCGTCGCCGGCGGCTGG CTCCTGGGGAAGGATTGCTATGACATTGATATCGCTCTTGACAATATGATGGGCACTGAGTTTGTCGACAAGGTGAGGGAGTACTTGTTGTCCATCGGTGAAGATGCTCAGGGTGTTTGCGTCATTGAGTC CAACCCTGACCAGTCGAAACATTTGGAGACAGCAAGGATGCATTTGTTTGATATGTGGATTGATTTTGTTAACTTAAGGAGTGAAGAGTATACTGAGAATAGCCGCATTCCTTCTAAG CAAAGCTTTGGCACACCTGAAGAGGATGCATATAGGAGGGATTTGACAATTAACAG CTTATTCTACAACATCAACACTGGTTCGGTTGAAGATTTCACGAAGAGAG GGATCTCAGACCTTAAGTCTGGAAGGATAGTGACTCCTTTACCTCCCAAGGCCACCTTTCTTGATGACCCTTTACGAGTTCTTCGAGCCATTAGATTTG GTGCTAGATTTGAATTCACTCTAGATGAAGATCTGAAAGTAGCTGCTGCATGTGGTGATGTGAAAGATGCTCTTGCTGCTAAAATTAGCAGAGAGCGCATTGGAACAGAG GTTGATCTTATGATATCTGGAAATCAACCTGTCAAGGCAATGACTCATATTTGTGATCTGACATTATTTTGGACTGTGTTCAGTCTTCCTCCTGAGTTTGAACCTACTATTTCAGATGGATGTGAAAG ACTTTGCATTGCTTACTTGGATACTGCATGGAACCTTGTCCATTTACTCAAAGAGTCAACCTTTACA GACGAAGAAAGGAGGTTGTCACTTTTTGCTGCTTTGTTTCTCCCACTTAAAAATACCACTTACCAAGTAAAGAAAGCGAAGGTG GTTCCTGTTGTCAATTATATTATTCGTGACTCACTCAAGCGAAAATCCAAGGATGCAGAAATG GTGCTTGATTTACACCGAGCATCGCAGAAATTCTTGTCATTGATTCCTTGTCTTGCATCTAATGAGGGTTTGCAATCTGATGATGTTGGTTGGATGAGACGATTGATTGATGATGTCTCTGTTGCTTCTAGAGTCCGGGTTCTAACAG GTTTTCTCTTGAGGGAGCTTAAAGATTTATGGAGAGTTGCACTATTGGTATCCATATTATTACATCCCATTGACATTAACAACATTGAGGATGAATCCTTACAATTGCACAAACGGAGAGATCTGTTTAATACAGTGGAGAGTGCTATAATAAAACTAG GCCTCAACAAAGTTTGGGAGGTGAAGCCATTGATCAGTGGCAAAGATGTTATGAATGTCTTACAGCTTAAAGGAGGAGGACCACTGGTTAAGGAGTGG CTAGAAAAATCAATGGCATGGCAACTTGCGAATCCTTCTGGAACTAGTGAGGAATGCATTGACTGGTTAAGAGAAGCCAATTCTAAGCGTGTAAAGTTGGAGTGA
- the LOC107617801 gene encoding putative CCA tRNA nucleotidyltransferase 2 isoform X4 produces the protein MKFTLKTATSHFFLTRFSLLRTPTVTTLPLPLPLLNYPLPTRTTTITTTTTISTPSFPIYSACAPMSIATQHILQVRDKIELSDIERRIFDRLLATLRHFNLQTQLRVAGGWVRDKLLGKDCYDIDIALDNMMGTEFVDKVREYLLSIGEDAQGVCVIESNPDQSKHLETARMHLFDMWIDFVNLRSEEYTENSRIPSKQSFGTPEEDAYRRDLTINSLFYNINTGSVEDFTKRGISDLKSGRIVTPLPPKATFLDDPLRVLRAIRFGARFEFTLDEDLKVAAACGDVKDALAAKISRERIGTEVDLMISGNQPVKAMTHICDLTLFWTVFSLPPEFEPTISDGCERLCIAYLDTAWNLVHLLKESTFTDEERRLSLFAALFLPLKNTTYQVKKAKVVPVVNYIIRDSLKRKSKDAEMVLDLHRASQKFLSLIPCLASNEGLQSDDVGWMRRLIDDVSVASRVRVLTGLNKVWEVKPLISGKDVMNVLQLKGGGPLVKEWLEKSMAWQLANPSGTSEECIDWLREANSKRVKLE, from the exons ATGAAATTCACTTTGAAAACTGCAACCAGCCATTTCTTCCTCACTAGATTCTCACTCTTACGCACACCAACTGTTAcgactcttcctcttcctcttcctcttcttaacTATCCCCTTccaacaagaacaacaacaataacaacaacaacaactatctCTACGCCGTCGTTTCCAATTTACTCCGCCTGCGCACCAATGTCGATTGCCACTCAGCACATTCTTCAGGTGAGGGACAAAATCGAACTTTCGGACATTGAGCGGAGAATCTTCGATAGGCTTCTCGCCACTCTCCGCCACTTTAACCTCCAAACTCAGCTCCGCGTCGCCGGCGGCTGGGTACGCGACAAG CTCCTGGGGAAGGATTGCTATGACATTGATATCGCTCTTGACAATATGATGGGCACTGAGTTTGTCGACAAGGTGAGGGAGTACTTGTTGTCCATCGGTGAAGATGCTCAGGGTGTTTGCGTCATTGAGTC CAACCCTGACCAGTCGAAACATTTGGAGACAGCAAGGATGCATTTGTTTGATATGTGGATTGATTTTGTTAACTTAAGGAGTGAAGAGTATACTGAGAATAGCCGCATTCCTTCTAAG CAAAGCTTTGGCACACCTGAAGAGGATGCATATAGGAGGGATTTGACAATTAACAG CTTATTCTACAACATCAACACTGGTTCGGTTGAAGATTTCACGAAGAGAG GGATCTCAGACCTTAAGTCTGGAAGGATAGTGACTCCTTTACCTCCCAAGGCCACCTTTCTTGATGACCCTTTACGAGTTCTTCGAGCCATTAGATTTG GTGCTAGATTTGAATTCACTCTAGATGAAGATCTGAAAGTAGCTGCTGCATGTGGTGATGTGAAAGATGCTCTTGCTGCTAAAATTAGCAGAGAGCGCATTGGAACAGAG GTTGATCTTATGATATCTGGAAATCAACCTGTCAAGGCAATGACTCATATTTGTGATCTGACATTATTTTGGACTGTGTTCAGTCTTCCTCCTGAGTTTGAACCTACTATTTCAGATGGATGTGAAAG ACTTTGCATTGCTTACTTGGATACTGCATGGAACCTTGTCCATTTACTCAAAGAGTCAACCTTTACA GACGAAGAAAGGAGGTTGTCACTTTTTGCTGCTTTGTTTCTCCCACTTAAAAATACCACTTACCAAGTAAAGAAAGCGAAGGTG GTTCCTGTTGTCAATTATATTATTCGTGACTCACTCAAGCGAAAATCCAAGGATGCAGAAATG GTGCTTGATTTACACCGAGCATCGCAGAAATTCTTGTCATTGATTCCTTGTCTTGCATCTAATGAGGGTTTGCAATCTGATGATGTTGGTTGGATGAGACGATTGATTGATGATGTCTCTGTTGCTTCTAGAGTCCGGGTTCTAACAG GCCTCAACAAAGTTTGGGAGGTGAAGCCATTGATCAGTGGCAAAGATGTTATGAATGTCTTACAGCTTAAAGGAGGAGGACCACTGGTTAAGGAGTGG CTAGAAAAATCAATGGCATGGCAACTTGCGAATCCTTCTGGAACTAGTGAGGAATGCATTGACTGGTTAAGAGAAGCCAATTCTAAGCGTGTAAAGTTGGAGTGA
- the LOC107617801 gene encoding putative CCA tRNA nucleotidyltransferase 2 isoform X1, which yields MKFTLKTATSHFFLTRFSLLRTPTVTTLPLPLPLLNYPLPTRTTTITTTTTISTPSFPIYSACAPMSIATQHILQVRDKIELSDIERRIFDRLLATLRHFNLQTQLRVAGGWVRDKLLGKDCYDIDIALDNMMGTEFVDKVREYLLSIGEDAQGVCVIESNPDQSKHLETARMHLFDMWIDFVNLRSEEYTENSRIPSKQSFGTPEEDAYRRDLTINSLFYNINTGSVEDFTKRGISDLKSGRIVTPLPPKATFLDDPLRVLRAIRFGARFEFTLDEDLKVAAACGDVKDALAAKISRERIGTEVDLMISGNQPVKAMTHICDLTLFWTVFSLPPEFEPTISDGCERLCIAYLDTAWNLVHLLKESTFTDEERRLSLFAALFLPLKNTTYQVKKAKVVPVVNYIIRDSLKRKSKDAEMVLDLHRASQKFLSLIPCLASNEGLQSDDVGWMRRLIDDVSVASRVRVLTGFLLRELKDLWRVALLVSILLHPIDINNIEDESLQLHKRRDLFNTVESAIIKLGLNKVWEVKPLISGKDVMNVLQLKGGGPLVKEWLEKSMAWQLANPSGTSEECIDWLREANSKRVKLE from the exons ATGAAATTCACTTTGAAAACTGCAACCAGCCATTTCTTCCTCACTAGATTCTCACTCTTACGCACACCAACTGTTAcgactcttcctcttcctcttcctcttcttaacTATCCCCTTccaacaagaacaacaacaataacaacaacaacaactatctCTACGCCGTCGTTTCCAATTTACTCCGCCTGCGCACCAATGTCGATTGCCACTCAGCACATTCTTCAGGTGAGGGACAAAATCGAACTTTCGGACATTGAGCGGAGAATCTTCGATAGGCTTCTCGCCACTCTCCGCCACTTTAACCTCCAAACTCAGCTCCGCGTCGCCGGCGGCTGGGTACGCGACAAG CTCCTGGGGAAGGATTGCTATGACATTGATATCGCTCTTGACAATATGATGGGCACTGAGTTTGTCGACAAGGTGAGGGAGTACTTGTTGTCCATCGGTGAAGATGCTCAGGGTGTTTGCGTCATTGAGTC CAACCCTGACCAGTCGAAACATTTGGAGACAGCAAGGATGCATTTGTTTGATATGTGGATTGATTTTGTTAACTTAAGGAGTGAAGAGTATACTGAGAATAGCCGCATTCCTTCTAAG CAAAGCTTTGGCACACCTGAAGAGGATGCATATAGGAGGGATTTGACAATTAACAG CTTATTCTACAACATCAACACTGGTTCGGTTGAAGATTTCACGAAGAGAG GGATCTCAGACCTTAAGTCTGGAAGGATAGTGACTCCTTTACCTCCCAAGGCCACCTTTCTTGATGACCCTTTACGAGTTCTTCGAGCCATTAGATTTG GTGCTAGATTTGAATTCACTCTAGATGAAGATCTGAAAGTAGCTGCTGCATGTGGTGATGTGAAAGATGCTCTTGCTGCTAAAATTAGCAGAGAGCGCATTGGAACAGAG GTTGATCTTATGATATCTGGAAATCAACCTGTCAAGGCAATGACTCATATTTGTGATCTGACATTATTTTGGACTGTGTTCAGTCTTCCTCCTGAGTTTGAACCTACTATTTCAGATGGATGTGAAAG ACTTTGCATTGCTTACTTGGATACTGCATGGAACCTTGTCCATTTACTCAAAGAGTCAACCTTTACA GACGAAGAAAGGAGGTTGTCACTTTTTGCTGCTTTGTTTCTCCCACTTAAAAATACCACTTACCAAGTAAAGAAAGCGAAGGTG GTTCCTGTTGTCAATTATATTATTCGTGACTCACTCAAGCGAAAATCCAAGGATGCAGAAATG GTGCTTGATTTACACCGAGCATCGCAGAAATTCTTGTCATTGATTCCTTGTCTTGCATCTAATGAGGGTTTGCAATCTGATGATGTTGGTTGGATGAGACGATTGATTGATGATGTCTCTGTTGCTTCTAGAGTCCGGGTTCTAACAG GTTTTCTCTTGAGGGAGCTTAAAGATTTATGGAGAGTTGCACTATTGGTATCCATATTATTACATCCCATTGACATTAACAACATTGAGGATGAATCCTTACAATTGCACAAACGGAGAGATCTGTTTAATACAGTGGAGAGTGCTATAATAAAACTAG GCCTCAACAAAGTTTGGGAGGTGAAGCCATTGATCAGTGGCAAAGATGTTATGAATGTCTTACAGCTTAAAGGAGGAGGACCACTGGTTAAGGAGTGG CTAGAAAAATCAATGGCATGGCAACTTGCGAATCCTTCTGGAACTAGTGAGGAATGCATTGACTGGTTAAGAGAAGCCAATTCTAAGCGTGTAAAGTTGGAGTGA
- the LOC110266320 gene encoding oxygen-dependent coproporphyrinogen-III oxidase, chloroplastic-like: MFRYDLLDETQNKLNYILSLTVENLLERRLHILVFKSGIAKSIHQRYISSKLKPQRRLIELEALEKVIHERIDAPGVPRQWWFGGGINLTPSYIFEEDVKHFHSLYSQCKKY, from the exons ATGTTCCGTTACGACCTCCTCGACGAGACGCAGAACAAGCTCAATTACATCCTCTCTCTCACCGTCGAGAACTTGCTCGAGCGCCGCCTCCATATTCTCGTCTTCAAGTCTGGTATAGCTAAGTCCATCCACCAGCGCTACATTAG CTCAAAATTAAAGCCACAGAGGAGGTTGATTGAGCTGGAGGCTTTGGAGAAAGTCATCCATGAAAGAATAG ATGCTCCCGGAGTACCTAGGCAGTGGTGGTTTGGCGGGGGGATTAACTTGACTCCTTCTTACATTTTCGAGGAGGATGTTAAACACTTCCATTCGTTATATTCTCAATGCAAAAAATATTAG